Within the Erpetoichthys calabaricus chromosome 1, fErpCal1.3, whole genome shotgun sequence genome, the region TCATGTCATACATTTCTTCTTTTACATTTTGCAAAGAAACACGATTTCTGTCAGAGCTCAATTTCACCTCAAGAATGTACGTTCATCACTATTCACTGTCAAAAGTTGAACAAACCTCTTTCTTTAGCCTAATATGAACTTGTGTGTGTTTCTGAAGATGCGTCTTTTGTgagaactgtttaccacattcaggacACCAATAAGGCTTCACTCtggtgtgagtttgtgtgtgtcttttaagattattttgccgtgagaattgttttccacattcaaaacagcaatatggcttttctccagtgtgaactcgTGTGTGGACCTTAAGTTTTGTGATGGTAGGGaatagttttccacattcagaacagcaaaattgTTTTTCTCCGGTGTGCATCGTTGTGTGTGTTTGAAGACTGCTTATGTAGAAGAACCGCTTTCCACAGTAAGAACAACaaaatggcttttctccagtgtgaattctttcatGAGTCTTAAGGTTTCTCTCATcagagaattgttttccacattcagagcagaagtaaggcttctctccagtatggatTAGTATATGTCTCTGAAGATGAGTTTTCCGCGAGaatcgttttccacattcagaacaacaatgtaGCTTTTCTTCAATGTGAATTTGCGtgtgaattttatgttttatcattGCAGGGAATTGTTTTCCACAGTTAAAACAGTCATGTGGCTTTTTATTTTGCCCTTGCTGCTGGCTGTTTAAGGTGTCCATCAATGTTAGTTTCACAGCTGGTAGAGAAGGACACTGCAAACAGGATGTTATAGTTCCTGATGCAAATGTCGGTTTCTTCATATTTTCATCATACTGTTTCTGAAGAGAGGTCTGAGGAGATGAAGATGGGAAGAAGTCACCACTCTCCActaaatctgcaataagataaaGATGCAcagtaagattaaaaaaaaaaaaaataggacttTAACAAGAAATCGTGTAACAGATAGGCATTCTGTTTCAAACTTATGTTTCAGCCCTGACTTGTTTAATCTTGTTTGCAATTTAAAACAacattgtgtattgtattattaattctgtttttggttttgttctttttgtgttttacttatttgatattattttgtttagtaaatatttttcaattttgtgtaAAGTTCTGTGAAACTTCAACTATAGTTTACAACTTCAGTTTCACCTTTAACAACCATTGCTTGAATTTGTATAGTTTCCTCTCTGTCTTATGCCCAATGCAAGTGAGTCAAATGCCGGGCAAGGTGTGCAAACAGCTCACACAGCTGTATCCTTCACTTGCTATTTCAGATAAGTTAACTAATAGAGCACTAAACACTTCTCGGGAAAGAAACAGAACGGGAAAGCAATTATGTTAACATATACAAGACTACATTAACTGAACAAGTTATAtgtagattattattgtaaagaaccgaTGTTATCAACTTGCAGCTAAATAGTTTTGAACTATAAATTACACAGGAAACATAAAACTGGCCTAATTGTTTAAAAACATAGTACAGATTTAGAAATGGACATTGAGATTTAGAGGCCTTCAGGGGCTTAAGCACATAATCTCAGGCACCCAGCTCCTGATCATTCAGTCACAGATAAATACAAACAATCGCAGCACGCTCCTGATCTCCTTGcccattacatgtaaaacagcCTCTGATCAatggtaaatgttttatttaagataCATATACTACTCGCGCGAGGTCCCAAGGAGGACAGACCCCTGCTTTTCAGTTATACacgcatgtatgtatgtatgtatgtatgtatgtatgtatgtatgtatgtatttatgagtCGTTTGAAACCTCACTCTTCAAATTTTTATCTATGTGTAACACTACACCGAGGCCCCTGCAAATTCTACAGATTCCCCAGGAAATGGAACAGCAGTTGATCTGTGGGTAGAGGATCGTGCCATGCTGGCCACTAATAGCAAGGACAGAGCAGGATTATAGTTTGCTCGGTGCGGATTTCTCAGTGGTATAACAAACAACAGACTGAGCACGTGTTGTGGTTTATCTGTACCTGAGCAGTCGCTTTTGCTTCTGTATAACTTCAGACTGGGATTGTCACCTTTCGTATTTCCCATTATACAacaaatcagttcctttccaagtacTTGCatgttatataattttaataaattattgtgcTTTAACTAAAATTAATAGCTACACAAGGAACTTATTTCAgctccttttcattttttgtatagcaATATTGATAGCAATTTTCTCCTTCTATTGGTAATTTTGTATTTAGTTAATTGTAGTTTCAATTGCTAATTCTACTCTAGTgggtatattttcaaaaatgttaaaattgaacAAAAGGTAGTCACAGACAATTTAACACATATCAATCattgccattttcacatcacttgaattgcaatCTGCTGTGTGTGAAAGCTCTTTGAACtctatttttaactttattgtaaagtgctgttaaaaagtagATATGTAACATAATTTAGGTATTAATAATATCAGCTGTTAAAAAGCAGATATTTATGTAAAAGGTAATTGTATTCTATTATCAATCTTACTTTTGAATATTATTCATTGTTACAAGAACAATTAACAAGCAAAAAGGTAGTAACTGATTCTtgaatggaataaataaaaaatgtgaaatgttcctGCTTTCATATCAGTCAACTTATTTGCTGAATGCACCTAAATGTCATAGCATGCATACATATTCAAACTTGTTCACACTGCTGAAAACAAATACTGTTATTGATGTAATACAATGAAATGTTACATATATCAttaaatgtaaattgaatgaGTATTACAATCTTTTgtaaacaatatacatatatataataaagtatttattttaattattatatatatatatatatatatatatatatatatatatatatatatatatatatacacacatacacacacactgtatatatacagacacacacacacacacacacacacacattttaaaacaaacattaaacattCAAGTATATTCACCTACAAAtacaaacaccccggagatattatcattagacgcagaaaaggcatttgacatgatcgaatggaattaccttttcactgcattggagaaatttgggtttggcccgaatatttgtgcttggatcaaactactgtataccaatccagaagcttcagtttgtattaataaaatttgctcagactactttaaactagaacgtggtaccagacaaagatgtcccttgtcgccactgttgtttgcaatcgctattgaaccactggcggttcactgccgaaattcttatcagataaaggggattgtcagagaaggactggaacagaaaatttctctatatgcagatgatatggtcttatatatatcagacccagaaaacactgtccccgctgttttaacagcactaacagaatttcaaaagatatctggtcttagaattaatttgaataaaagtgtgctctttccagtgaattctcaagcatacaatattagactggacatcttcccttttattattgcagatcagtttaaatacctaggggtaaatatcacaagtaaacataaatctctttatcaacaaaattttgccgtctgtatggaaaaaattaagcaagacttgcatagatggtcaaccctccacctcactttagctggaagaattaacgttgttaagatgaatatccttcctaaacttctctttttatttcaaaacattccaatatacatcaataaatcattctttaagcaattagattcaaccataacctaatttatttggatccttaaacatccacgtatccaaagagcgaccctacaaagacctaagacagaaggtggcatggctgtatccaaagagcgaccctacaaagacctaagacagaaggtggcatggctctgcctaactttcagttttactactgggcagcaaacatacaagctataaaaacctggacacaaataggtgaacatacacaggcttggtcagcaatagaaattaaatcctgcagtatttctctatattccctgctttgtgccccaataaatgcaagttatcgccaatatactaataacccaattgtgcttcactcactcagaatatgaaaccaatgtagaaagcattttaagatggagaatcttttatctgtagctcctctgcatgagaaccaccttttttaaccctcgcaaacataagcagtttttaatatctggaaaacatttgggattaaattgcttagagatctttatatagacaacatctttgcatcctatgaacaattacattccaaatttaattttccagcaacacatttctttcactatcttctaattagaaactttgttaaacagaacctgcccgatttcccccatctcccaccttcctctatgctggaaaaaatattgctcagtctcaaggactctgccaccatttctgcaatatataaaaatattttacaatccTTCCCTTTGAAAAATCCAAAAGGACaataggaaaaggatctctcactcaacacatcataaaagaagtggaaggtagcaatgctgAGAATTCATTtcagctccatatgcgcaaagcatacaattattcagcccCAAATAACATATATCGAGCaaatctgtctcgcttgaaattttccaaaatgtttccagggcaagatccaacctgtgaacactgcaatcaagccccagactcactgggtcacatgatCTGGGCCtgcacaaaattaacatcattctggacaaaaatttctAAGtgtctctcagacagccttggtgtcctaatccctcctaatccactaacagctgtgtttggtgtccttccagatgggcttaaagtggagaaggacaaacaaactgggattgccttcactacactattggcacgcagacatattttgttaaactggaagaatcctaactgtcctctttttaaatcagtgggtaactgatgttttatattatttgaaattggaaaaaatcaaattctcacttagaggatccaTGCtgaacttcttcaaaacctggcaggatctaattaactagggggctccgccccctgctcgcttcgctcgccaacccctggcgttggggcatgacaaagagtgagatgtatgaatgagatatagaatagtgtggaggtgtggatgatgcatatagaaagcaaaaaatacagtgtttggcacagagtaatggtttattggaatatttgtttgtacacaacattagtagtaaagatggtgtcctgtccttgaatgagtcttccttggcatggagcatttataactctaactttaatgtcagatgaacgtcgaacacgtgagaaggcaacataaagttgtccatgtccaaaaacgggctcagagaggtagatgccaaccttgtccatggtttgtccttgtgatttgttgatggtcatggcaaatgcaggtttaatggggaactgtcggtgtttcaatgtaaaaggtaattctaggtcagaacttgtaaggtcaattctaggaatgagaacagtattgttagcatgtgatcctgtaagaactgtcgcttgaataacattgtgtgtcatggtgttgacgactaaacgtgtgccattgcataaaccctgtttagtgtaaaggtttcttaatagcatgattattgttccgtttttaaggctaagattgtgttgtggtaatccggccgggttaatagtgttcaaatattctaaggggaaattcatatgttcattgtcgtcatcagagtcaactttgtcagagcttagaaagagccatgcctctccaggaagtaatgctctgacctggttattaatgtgatcaacattaatattttttggacataatatagtgcgttgtgttaaaaggggtatttggtccaaatagattgctgttccaaatatctctgtaactaagttgtcgcagataaaggattggggaattgtaataatatttgggtgaagtccatctgtattggtgagtgtaccatttcccagttgtaatagccaattgttatattctggatctggacatcgcatgttttgtactaactgtattgtttgaaagcaatgccaattgtctgcgtattttaaggtggactgaacaatagctgagcgcatggcatgtggaacaatagccaagcattgtctaaaatcacctcctaataaaagtacttttcctccaaagggaatattattattcatcaacgtttgtagaagtttatcaatggtgttgaataAGTgcctggatgccattgtacattcatcaataattaacagtttcgcaagacggatgtcatatttgtccacatatgcgaaagcagtatgggccattgccttttggtggcctgatatgtactccggtagatgcaaaagcaaatgaactattgtaggatctaatgcagttcataaagtttttactttcaggcacatcgttagttagaagcttctgtagatattcaggatatgaatgtaaaggaggcagtctaatctgacccttttgacaacaacatgtaaattcattatttgtattgccagttgtttcttcagggaagttaagtgaatgacaatgattgcaaatgacattcattaatcccaatgaattttcctcaatagtgcacTCATTactgaacgcgttgtcagccaagtggcacaagcgtttagcaggtgtctggcgttgatgtccgcgacgggcaggttttgcttgtggcgtttgagaggcgcattgttgcatgtccagtatttgggatgcGCTATTTTGGAGGTGCaatcgattcgcctgtgctgtgcgaaaagtccgtttcagtctacgtcgtgcattgtttgtatcgagccttgttcgtttttgtatgtcggtcagttgacctttctttttttgttgccttgcttgcttgttttctgtcagttcatatgcgcgttgtagacgtctgcgttcatttatgctgtctcttcgctcccgtttttgtatgtctgagacgcgaggtctttcggtttgaactcgtgcctgtttcgatgcagcactttgagacgcgcgctgtatgcgtctacgttcattgtgtctgtccatttgggcacgtctctgtaacggggttagttgagctttgcgtttttggagccgcaAAATTTTTTgctcccggagtttcagaagcgcgttgtatgcaccgccgtgtattttgttttttcatgcgggttcgtgtgtttggtcccgttatccgagccgaatcgttttgtacccgtgagcgtgtattcatgacttgtttgttcttcagcgtgcgaaatatggataagtaataaggaggatcgcactcactgttaatgtggagccttttctgcagttgaacggttaatagtggtttattgtaaggagatccacgtatgctgcatagtgtgaaggtgttgagatgacgtatgtttaatatggacggttcctttacaaatgtggctttgggtgtcacttcttattgatgttagtttgtttgtgggtctgattcgtcgttgttgtgaacgtgtCGTGTGCCaggtctcgtctctaatgggcttggcgtggcggtcacggcttcttttttttggtgcgttaggagcttgttaaatcctcctctttgtgtgggtcccctttcgtgtgcaatgggattcgtacGGCGCTGTGTGGTTTTCCGGcgtctgtggggggggggggggggggggggggggggggggggcgggggggggattggtggggcgcgagcgtcttctttctttttgtgtgccaggggcttgttgaatcctcctctttgtgtgtgtcccgtcccttgcttgtagggtgggcGGGGtgattttgggttctttttttttgtgtgccagggggcttgttgaatcgtcctctttgtgtgtgtcccgatCTGTGCTTGTAGGGGGGGTGGGTGCTTGCAGGTGCGCGcgagcagcttctttttttttgtgtgctagtttcgtgtgcaatgggtttcgtgcggcgcctgcgtttgactccttttttctgtgctcactccttttttctgtggttgcgcccgcctctcgcggcgcctcatttcttggggcgcctgcgcagtacgtctttttgcggctacggcccatggccggatgtccctgcgtccatccggtttagcattctcggttagtaatatggataataatattttagaataagctcttaaagcactgaggaagtagagtctctccctatttcttttttcttttccatttatctgtatccgcctattaagctcacccaatttatttatttttactatttttaagttttagtccattggccatgctctctttctcagggggtggggggtggattttgttttcaatcctatttttttttttgtaaaaattgatctatttgtatggaatgattacaataaaatcaataaaattaaaaaaaaattcaagtaaaaaGAAGATTAATATGGCTTTTTGTAACCAGTTGTACAGAAAAGTAACACACAGACTACTAACACATTTAAAGGCTCTCCATAAATACAAAGAGTGCTCattgcatttttgtgtaaataaacaacaatgtccttgtaactttaaaatttttttgtaataaagacTAGCACGTCAATGTGCTCCTTGATGAAGCCATTGTCTGAAAAAAGCCCTGACATACTAAATACACACTCTGGAGCACAGTTGGAAGGATACGAGCACACGGAGCAGTAGCACTACTATTTATGCAACTGAtgactgaaatgttacagaatctTACACTATATAGTAAATGTATTGAAATActgtaaaatttttaatttacatgtaATAAAGCATAACAACATGCTATGGCGGCAGTTTAAAAATCAAGGGAGTGACTGAGCCCAGTGCTAGACTGCTGCAACTGAACGAGTAGCACAGAATAAAAATGGTCCACAGGTAAAAGTAATTGCAGACTCCATCTTAATGCAtctaagggtggagtggtggctctgaggtgaaGGAGCTGCGCTGGAATCTGTAAAGTTGTCAGTTCatatcccattactgccagaagagatcctactctttttggcccttgagcaaagcccttaacatgaaaattgctccagggataTATACATTGGCtgatcctgtgctctgacccccaaggtTCATGTGAAAGGACAATTTCCCCtgagggattaatacagtgtactcaaaaaaataaatgtttccaaaagaaatgttttaacctgtagaaaaaaaaatgatcacactCCTACTTCAAACACAACGGTCTACTAACATTTCCGTAATTTAAAAATACGGTAAGTCCTTGAAATCCTTTGTATTGACATGCATGATCCTTTAAGCAGAGTAGGTCAACTCATCAGGTGACATAATAGTCTGCACACCACTACCcccattaccccccccccccccccccccccccccccccccccccacacacacacacacaccctttcgTCAGTGATGCAAAGTACCATCTCTACGATCAGCATCCTGAGGTGCTCCACAGCCCCTTAAGTTTCCATATTAACACCTGTGAGTGAGTGGAAATGGGGATGCAACTCTAACCATGTGTATTCGTAATGCAGGGTGCAGAACAGATACCATGAATAATGAGTACTAAAGTaacttaaaaatactaaaattgaTATCTATCGATACCTCAATACTTTTGACAACCCAATTAAGTAGTTGAGACAGGATCTCTACAATTGTCTGATAAGAACTAATCACCTATTTTACTAATTACCAATAATTGTGGAGTCAACAGAAAAACATACATATCCTATGTTTTGCTTTACAAATTTTGGGTAATCACCAAAAAGCTCTCCAATCCTATATGACAAAAGGGGAATGGACATGGACAGTCATCATTTTAACACCAAACCTCTGTGAAGCAATCAATAGAAACTGTGAAAGGactttttacatttgcatttctgCCTCATACTTGCCTATTTATTTTAGACAAATTCTAAATTAGACTGCACCTTGTACTTGGGgtaaaacacataaaatattaaatgacttataatttacagattttacttttGTAAGTAACTCCAACAGGAaaataactatgtataaaaacAGAACAGTGTTTCCTAGTTAAGGGGGGTCAGGGGAGAAAAGAAGCACTATTATTTAAGTAAATTACACAAGCCCCACACTTTACACTGATTGCCTGCTATAGCACCTACCTTCTTCAGAATGACTTGAACCTGCAGCTCTCTCGCTCATCTTCATGTCATGCTTTAATGATTCTGTAAGGTCAGAATGATCCAGTAGGAAGCTCGGTTTACTTGGAGTGATGTTTGTCCCACATACCACATTACCTGAGCAAACAAACTGAGAGACCGACTCGGATTTAAGGTGGTCTTCTTCTTTGATGCCGTTTACAGTTTCATGCTTCTGTACACCATGGCTGTCACACTTTTGATCTGGGTCTTCCTTAACACCTACAGGCCAGCATTCAACATCCTCCTCTTTTTTAATGCCAAGATCTCCTTGCTGAGGATAAGCGGACTCCCATTCACAGTCTTCTTGTTTAATATGAAAACTTCTTTTCTCCATGAAAGGAAGGTCACTGTGTAATGAAGAATCCTttccttccttgttttcactCATCTCCTCTGAGTAACCCTCTTCCCATTTACAATCCTTCTCTACTGGGTGATGTGCAGCCTGATACATTTCCTCCATTTTGTACATCTTGTTGTTAATGGAAATGGCAGATTCCTGTTTTGgtctgtggacactttttctatggtgtcgtttctcgtgactgaagacagagagatataattaaagttagtaaaaaatcttttattcatacACACCAGGCAAAGGTTAAATGACAGAGAagcacagtcctaggacaccgcccttcatctgccccccggcCAGGGTATCCCAAAGTTTTTATAGGGCTTTGTATTAATGATTACaattacacaagtactgcaaaacaacaacaacggttagttccttaaagcaatatataaaagctaagctttttcttatatcCCCAACTAAGCATTTTCTTATAGTCTTCAATATTGGCCACAAGACAAATATCATGTACTCCCTGCaaccttgtgacttcttcaccctgtgtcatttactttgaggaagttaaccaagaaaacagtttgaatcatatagagACTCATTTTCttgagcccttgcacaatatatttttgtcagttcataacCTTTGTAACAGGGCTTacaagcattgctgaaatgaaacttttagtcaccaaatacacAGAGTACGAGGTGTTCAGGAGAACATCCTTCTTCTTACAGGTCTGGGGAGAAACATAACAGAATATGTCAGAAGTAAGAAGCCTGTGCCACAGCTGCCAACACAGAATCTGAACCTGCCTATTGTGATATACCAAATGAAACTGAATAGCAAAGACTAAATTCTGTCCAGTAAGATTGGGGGGAAAGGTTTTGTAGTCCAAGATAGGAGAGTTTATGTCTAAAGATCTGTTAGATGTGTggtacaaatgttaacactgggcacaatttacaaataaaaaaaaaacaaatgcagtgcAGTGAAGTGTGCCCAGCAGCCATGACACCTGCACTTTAGAATAGGTAATACACCTGAAGTTAGGGTGTgctgggcctggccagtactagGATGGGAAATCATATTTGAAAAAGttggggttgctgctggaaaaagTGTTGTTGAAGCTAATAGGAATcacttatcctgtggtctgtaTTTGGACCctaataccccagtgcagtgacatagACACTTTGCTGTAATAATGGCACCATCCTTTAGATTAGATGTATAACTAAGGTCCTGACTTTGTTGTCATAAAAAAATCCACTGACATCCCTTGGTGTCCTCCCATTGGTGTTGTTCATTATTGTCTTACCTATTCTTGACCCCTAACCATCACCTGCTTCTAACTGGCTAAATATCCCCTTGACCACCTACTAGCTAATGTGTGGCAAGTATACTGGTTCAAGAATGGCCGACGTTATGGATgttacacattggtggtgattgaagtggttcTCCTGCTGTctaagtaaagcactttgagtagtgagaaaagtgctacataaatgtaattgattatttattactAGTTGattaagcccgtgctgtaaaaagcacagggtcctagaaactattgaaatcgttagaaa harbors:
- the LOC127527494 gene encoding zinc finger protein OZF-like, whose product is MYKMEEMYQAAHHPVEKDCKWEEGYSEEMSENKEGKDSSLHSDLPFMEKRSFHIKQEDCEWESAYPQQGDLGIKKEEDVECWPVGVKEDPDQKCDSHGVQKHETVNGIKEEDHLKSESVSQFVCSGNVVCGTNITPSKPSFLLDHSDLTESLKHDMKMSERAAGSSHSEEDLVESGDFFPSSSPQTSLQKQYDENMKKPTFASGTITSCLQCPSLPAVKLTLMDTLNSQQQGQNKKPHDCFNCGKQFPAMIKHKIHTQIHIEEKLHCCSECGKRFSRKTHLQRHILIHTGEKPYFCSECGKQFSDERNLKTHERIHTGEKPFCCSYCGKRFFYISSLQTHTTMHTGEKQFCCSECGKLFPTITKLKVHTRVHTGEKPYCCFECGKQFSRQNNLKRHTQTHTRVKPYWCPECGKQFSQKTHLQKHTQVHIRLKKEVCSTFDSE